One Microbacterium keratanolyticum DNA window includes the following coding sequences:
- a CDS encoding cytochrome ubiquinol oxidase subunit I: MEWLDPLVLSRWQFGLTTVYHYLFVPLTIGMALVAAIFQTAWVRTAKVQYLHLTRFFGKIFLINFAMGVVTGIVQEFQFGMNWSDYSRFVGDVFGAPLAFEGLLAFFFEATFIGLWIFGWDKLSPKLHLMTIWCVAIGSILSAYFIIAANAFMQNPVGYEFNPETNRAELVDFGALLTNPVALAAFPHTIFGAFMFAAGVIISVSAWHLARGQHLDTMRISLKFGLWAMIISTVGVVLTGDQLGLAMYATQPMKMAAAEATFNTVCGKEAAFSLFTLGTPDGKTDLFSIRVPYLLSLLSTHTLDGCVHGINDLNAQYAIEFADTGLTDFTPVLWITYWAFRWMIGLGMAAALVAVVGLWITRKKAKNPPAPWMWKIAIWSFPLALFANIMGWVFTEMGRQPWIVFSLMSTQDGVSPGVSGVEVLISLIAFTAIYAALAVVEIRLIVKAAQKGPDTSEKPDEAAKLPSVVY, encoded by the coding sequence ATGGAATGGCTTGATCCACTCGTATTGTCGAGATGGCAATTCGGATTGACGACGGTGTACCACTACCTGTTCGTCCCGCTGACGATCGGCATGGCACTTGTCGCGGCGATCTTCCAGACCGCGTGGGTGCGCACCGCCAAGGTGCAGTACCTCCACCTCACCCGCTTCTTCGGCAAGATCTTCCTGATCAACTTCGCGATGGGCGTTGTGACGGGCATCGTGCAGGAGTTCCAGTTCGGCATGAACTGGTCGGACTACTCCCGGTTCGTCGGCGACGTCTTCGGAGCTCCGCTGGCTTTCGAAGGTCTCCTTGCCTTCTTCTTCGAGGCGACCTTCATCGGCCTGTGGATCTTCGGCTGGGACAAGCTCAGCCCCAAGCTGCACCTCATGACGATCTGGTGCGTCGCGATCGGCAGCATCCTGTCGGCGTACTTCATCATCGCCGCCAATGCGTTCATGCAGAACCCGGTCGGCTATGAGTTCAACCCTGAGACCAACCGCGCCGAGCTGGTCGACTTCGGCGCGCTGCTGACGAACCCGGTCGCACTTGCGGCGTTCCCGCACACGATCTTCGGTGCGTTTATGTTCGCTGCCGGTGTCATCATCTCGGTGTCGGCGTGGCACCTGGCCCGCGGCCAGCACCTCGACACGATGCGCATCTCGCTCAAGTTCGGTCTCTGGGCGATGATCATCTCGACCGTGGGCGTCGTGCTCACCGGTGACCAGCTGGGCCTGGCGATGTACGCAACACAGCCGATGAAGATGGCCGCGGCCGAAGCGACTTTCAACACCGTGTGCGGCAAGGAGGCGGCGTTCAGTCTCTTCACGCTCGGCACACCGGACGGCAAGACGGACCTCTTCTCGATCCGCGTGCCGTACCTGCTGTCGCTGCTGTCCACGCACACCCTCGACGGCTGCGTGCACGGCATCAACGACCTCAACGCGCAGTACGCGATCGAGTTCGCTGACACGGGCCTCACCGACTTCACCCCGGTGCTGTGGATCACGTACTGGGCCTTCCGCTGGATGATCGGTCTCGGCATGGCCGCTGCCCTCGTCGCCGTCGTCGGCCTCTGGATCACGCGCAAGAAGGCGAAGAACCCGCCGGCACCGTGGATGTGGAAGATCGCGATCTGGTCGTTCCCGTTGGCGCTCTTCGCCAACATCATGGGATGGGTGTTCACCGAGATGGGCCGTCAGCCCTGGATCGTCTTCAGTCTCATGTCGACGCAGGACGGCGTCTCGCCCGGCGTGAGCGGCGTCGAGGTCCTGATCTCGCTGATCGCCTTCACTGCGATCTACGCGGCGCTCGCCGTCGTGGAGATCCGCCTCATCGTCAAGGCCGCCCAGAAGGGGCCTGACACGTCCGAGAAGCCTGATGAGGCGGCCAAGCTGCCGTCGGTCGTCTACTGA
- a CDS encoding dehydrogenase has product MAAKKSARAKRAKGSKSKPGPEEFRSEALAQALEKQDMAAVALALRHGTTVVPLIRPGARDNPIDGGEVWTYRDPRTGEVALLLFSDARNKPANLPPGVGIYSAGWLRAFLTTYQDRITTVFLDIAGPHPMQAAPADLLAALNVGTDEDADAAPEGDAAADEV; this is encoded by the coding sequence ATGGCCGCGAAGAAGTCTGCGCGCGCGAAGCGCGCCAAGGGATCCAAGAGCAAGCCCGGTCCGGAGGAGTTCCGCTCCGAGGCGCTCGCTCAGGCTCTCGAGAAGCAGGACATGGCCGCGGTGGCCCTCGCTCTGCGTCACGGCACCACCGTCGTTCCGCTGATCCGACCCGGCGCCCGCGACAACCCCATCGACGGCGGTGAGGTATGGACGTACCGCGATCCGCGCACGGGCGAGGTCGCGCTGCTGCTGTTCAGTGACGCCCGCAACAAGCCCGCCAACCTGCCGCCAGGTGTCGGGATCTACTCCGCTGGGTGGCTGCGCGCGTTCCTCACCACGTATCAGGACCGCATCACGACCGTCTTCCTCGACATCGCCGGCCCGCACCCCATGCAGGCTGCGCCCGCCGACCTGCTTGCCGCGCTGAACGTCGGAACCGACGAGGACGCGGATGCCGCGCCTGAGGGGGATGCTGCAGCGGACGAGGTCTAG
- a CDS encoding thiamine pyrophosphate-binding protein produces MTTADDVLDVLRGWQVPYVFCCPGTSETPLLDALADPANAGRGPEFLLTTHEAISVSMADGFARASGEVGVAYLHTNVGLANGLAHLYAAQLARSSVALLTGVKGTATLPHRALTTSSRILDTAAPYSGYTWQNLRGEDLMTDIDRVLWKTTVVPEQPAVLTIPQNHIGRTRADSGGFRRRRAARQSAHADELKDAVALLQKARRPVIIAGTDIARRGAEAEIERIAERLGAPVLVESRRDLERWAFRTDHPHYAGLFDPRSPLFAEADLLVLAGAPTPLEFSAERPILPHGVPLLHIAEDAGEPGRRQTPAASIVGDTGAVLRSIRQLLEQESAARRTQGWLDRARGVFATQRAAWAEQVPVRATGAEFSAASAMRVLAEELPDDRPVVLDAVTSTLPLLRFIERPRRDTLFATASGSLGWGMGAALGVTLARQERTVAVVGDGVVQFGVPALWTASHYRIPATYVVVNNGRYQAVIAGLVGINGTAHAEGAYPLTDIGGVDIAALARSFGIGAERVHGSDELRAALAADRVRSADDGPYLIEVMVNEAMWPEKS; encoded by the coding sequence ATGACCACCGCTGACGATGTCCTGGATGTGCTGCGCGGATGGCAGGTCCCCTACGTGTTCTGCTGTCCAGGAACCAGCGAGACCCCGCTGCTGGATGCCCTTGCGGACCCGGCGAACGCAGGGCGCGGGCCGGAGTTCCTGCTGACGACCCACGAAGCGATCTCCGTCTCGATGGCGGACGGCTTCGCGCGCGCATCCGGGGAAGTGGGTGTCGCCTACCTGCACACGAACGTGGGCCTCGCCAACGGTCTCGCGCACCTCTATGCGGCGCAGCTCGCGCGCAGCAGCGTGGCGCTGCTGACCGGTGTGAAAGGGACGGCCACGCTGCCGCATCGCGCGCTCACCACTTCGTCGCGCATCCTCGACACGGCAGCGCCGTACAGCGGCTACACCTGGCAGAACCTGCGTGGCGAAGACCTCATGACCGACATCGACCGGGTGCTCTGGAAGACGACGGTCGTGCCCGAGCAGCCCGCGGTGCTGACGATTCCGCAGAACCACATCGGTCGCACCCGTGCGGACAGCGGCGGCTTCCGACGCCGTCGCGCCGCGCGCCAGAGTGCCCACGCCGACGAGCTCAAGGATGCCGTCGCACTTCTCCAGAAGGCCCGCCGGCCCGTCATCATCGCGGGCACCGACATCGCCCGTCGCGGTGCAGAGGCCGAGATCGAGCGCATCGCCGAACGGCTGGGGGCGCCGGTGCTCGTCGAATCGCGTCGCGATCTCGAACGCTGGGCGTTCCGCACGGACCATCCGCACTATGCCGGGCTCTTCGATCCGCGTTCGCCGCTGTTCGCCGAGGCGGATCTGCTCGTGCTCGCGGGCGCTCCCACGCCCCTGGAGTTCTCCGCGGAGCGACCGATTCTTCCGCACGGCGTTCCGCTGCTGCACATCGCCGAGGACGCCGGGGAGCCGGGGCGGCGCCAGACGCCCGCCGCGAGCATCGTCGGTGATACGGGCGCCGTGCTGCGCAGCATCCGCCAGCTGCTGGAGCAGGAGTCGGCTGCCCGCCGCACCCAGGGCTGGCTTGATCGTGCTCGGGGTGTCTTCGCCACGCAGCGCGCGGCCTGGGCCGAGCAGGTGCCCGTTCGGGCGACCGGTGCGGAGTTCAGCGCGGCCAGCGCCATGCGCGTGCTCGCCGAAGAGCTTCCCGACGATCGTCCTGTCGTGCTCGATGCCGTCACGTCGACCCTGCCGCTGCTGCGCTTCATCGAGCGTCCCCGGCGCGACACCCTCTTCGCCACGGCGAGCGGCTCGCTCGGTTGGGGGATGGGCGCCGCACTGGGTGTCACCCTCGCACGGCAGGAACGCACGGTCGCGGTGGTCGGAGACGGCGTCGTGCAGTTCGGCGTCCCCGCTCTCTGGACGGCATCGCACTACCGGATCCCCGCTACCTACGTCGTCGTCAACAACGGCCGGTATCAGGCGGTCATCGCCGGTCTTGTGGGCATCAACGGCACGGCGCACGCCGAGGGCGCCTACCCGCTGACGGACATTGGCGGCGTCGACATCGCCGCGCTCGCGCGTTCGTTCGGGATCGGCGCCGAGCGCGTGCACGGCTCGGACGAGCTGCGCGCGGCCCTTGCCGCAGACCGCGTACGCTCCGCCGACGACGGTCCGTACCTGATCGAGGTCATGGTGAACGAGGCCATGTGGCCGGAGAAATCATGA
- a CDS encoding amino-acid N-acetyltransferase, with protein MSEIIVRPARSADVKGISALLAPMVEQRILLGKDLAVLYGAVQEFVVAEAEGELIGCGALHVFWEDLGEVRTLMVRGDWLHHGVGGAIVGRLEENARELGLSRLFCLTFEVDFFGRRGFTPIGEQVVDPDVYSQLLRSGDAGVEEFLDLAHVKPNTLGNTRMLKLL; from the coding sequence GTGAGCGAGATCATCGTGCGGCCAGCCCGCAGCGCAGACGTCAAAGGCATCAGCGCGCTCCTTGCGCCGATGGTCGAGCAGCGCATCCTGCTGGGTAAAGACCTCGCGGTGCTCTACGGGGCGGTGCAGGAATTCGTCGTCGCGGAGGCGGAGGGCGAGCTCATCGGATGCGGTGCGCTGCACGTGTTCTGGGAAGACCTTGGAGAGGTGCGCACTCTGATGGTGCGCGGTGACTGGCTGCATCACGGTGTCGGCGGCGCGATCGTCGGACGCCTGGAAGAGAACGCCCGCGAGCTGGGGCTGTCCCGCCTGTTCTGCCTGACCTTCGAGGTCGACTTCTTCGGTCGTCGCGGTTTCACACCGATCGGCGAGCAGGTCGTCGACCCGGACGTCTACTCCCAACTGCTGCGCAGCGGAGACGCCGGTGTCGAGGAGTTCCTCGATCTCGCACATGTGAAGCCGAATACGCTCGGCAACACGCGCATGCTCAAACTGCTCTGA
- the radA gene encoding DNA repair protein RadA: MATRRPAPSAYVCSECGWTAAKWAGRCGECQQWGTVVERAAQTGIVRQVSPVAPSAGRAARPITQITTADSPRRSSGVAEFDRVLGGGIVPGAAILLSGEPGVGKSTLLLEVAARAAQSGRRVLYASAEESQAQVRLRAERTNALHDELYLASETDLGTILGHIDEVQPQLVIVDSVQTVASSLIDGAAGQPSQVRDVASTLIRVAKERDLPIILVGHVTKDGQVAGPRMLEHLVDVVCHFEGDRQTALRFVRALKNRFGPTDEVGCFEMTGAGIAEVPDPSQLFLSRGKPEPGTCVAIALEGRRAMPVEVQALTIPTAAPNPRRVVNGLDSARVAMVLAVLERRAGIKTSDQDVYVSTVGGVRFTEPAADLAIAIAVAGSLRNVAVPRTVAAVGELSLAGEVRPVTQAAQRRSEAGRLGYAQVVDDRSGTLRAAIDDVKARGTQRRREDDIPAF; the protein is encoded by the coding sequence ATGGCCACTCGTCGACCCGCTCCTTCCGCCTACGTGTGCTCGGAATGCGGGTGGACCGCCGCAAAGTGGGCCGGCCGCTGCGGCGAGTGCCAGCAGTGGGGCACCGTCGTCGAACGCGCAGCACAGACCGGCATCGTGCGACAGGTCTCACCGGTGGCGCCGAGCGCGGGGCGCGCCGCTCGTCCGATCACACAGATCACCACCGCCGATTCGCCCCGCAGGTCAAGCGGTGTGGCCGAATTCGACCGCGTCCTGGGCGGGGGCATCGTTCCGGGTGCCGCGATTCTGCTCAGCGGTGAGCCCGGGGTCGGCAAGTCCACGCTGCTCCTCGAGGTCGCCGCGCGGGCGGCCCAGTCCGGGCGACGCGTGCTCTACGCGAGTGCTGAAGAGTCGCAGGCGCAGGTGCGGTTGCGTGCTGAGCGCACGAACGCTCTGCACGATGAGCTGTACCTGGCGAGCGAGACCGATCTGGGCACGATCCTCGGCCACATCGACGAGGTGCAGCCGCAGCTCGTCATCGTCGACTCGGTGCAGACGGTCGCGTCATCGCTCATCGACGGAGCGGCCGGGCAGCCGAGCCAGGTGCGCGACGTCGCCTCCACACTCATCCGGGTCGCGAAAGAGCGCGATCTGCCGATCATCCTCGTCGGCCATGTCACGAAAGACGGGCAGGTTGCGGGCCCGCGCATGCTTGAGCACCTCGTCGATGTCGTGTGCCATTTCGAGGGTGACCGCCAGACGGCATTGCGCTTCGTGCGGGCGTTGAAGAACCGTTTCGGCCCGACGGACGAGGTCGGATGCTTCGAGATGACGGGGGCGGGCATCGCCGAGGTGCCCGACCCCAGCCAGCTCTTCCTCTCCCGCGGCAAGCCCGAACCGGGAACGTGCGTCGCGATCGCCCTCGAGGGCCGTCGGGCGATGCCGGTGGAAGTGCAGGCGCTGACGATTCCGACCGCGGCGCCCAACCCGCGCCGCGTCGTGAACGGCCTCGATTCAGCCCGCGTCGCGATGGTGCTGGCGGTACTCGAACGCCGCGCCGGCATCAAGACGAGCGATCAAGACGTCTATGTCTCGACGGTCGGCGGCGTGCGTTTCACCGAGCCGGCAGCCGACCTCGCGATCGCGATCGCCGTCGCGGGCTCCCTGCGCAACGTCGCCGTGCCGCGCACGGTGGCCGCCGTCGGCGAGCTCAGCCTCGCGGGCGAGGTGCGACCGGTCACGCAGGCCGCGCAGCGGCGCTCAGAAGCGGGCCGGCTGGGCTACGCGCAGGTCGTCGACGACCGCTCCGGCACACTGCGCGCCGCCATCGACGACGTCAAAGCCCGCGGCACACAGCGCCGCCGCGAAGACGACATCCCGGCGTTCTAG
- a CDS encoding helix-turn-helix transcriptional regulator, translating into MPPARPTYGPISSYSRVRILHLVQSQPHRTIGELCDATGLHANTVREHLQRLIDGGYVVQESEKRATRGRPRTLYSAATGAPGASSSIAQEKVIAAARRGDLLRRAIPGVAGETLEEAATHQLDALVEHLEESGFEPLIDEGALTVDLSPCPHAAALPQHRPVLCQVHLGLMQGVLAQAGGPLLARCVRTTDQVNDCTVELAHAS; encoded by the coding sequence ATGCCTCCCGCAAGGCCCACCTACGGGCCGATTTCGAGCTACTCGCGAGTGCGGATCCTGCACCTCGTGCAGTCGCAGCCACACCGCACGATCGGTGAGCTGTGCGATGCGACCGGGCTGCACGCGAACACCGTTCGCGAGCACCTGCAGCGGCTCATCGACGGCGGGTACGTGGTGCAGGAGAGCGAGAAGCGTGCCACTCGTGGCCGCCCCCGCACGCTCTACAGTGCTGCGACCGGTGCCCCCGGAGCATCCAGCTCCATCGCACAGGAGAAGGTCATCGCGGCTGCGCGCCGTGGAGACCTGCTGCGCCGTGCGATCCCGGGAGTCGCGGGCGAGACCCTCGAAGAAGCAGCGACCCACCAGCTCGACGCCCTTGTCGAGCACCTGGAGGAGTCGGGCTTCGAGCCCCTCATCGACGAAGGTGCGCTCACGGTTGACCTTTCCCCCTGCCCGCATGCCGCAGCGTTGCCGCAGCACCGACCGGTGCTGTGCCAGGTTCACCTCGGGCTGATGCAGGGAGTGCTGGCGCAGGCGGGAGGGCCGCTTCTGGCCCGGTGCGTGCGCACGACCGATCAGGTAAACGACTGCACGGTGGAACTGGCTCACGCCTCCTAG
- a CDS encoding ATP-dependent Clp protease ATP-binding subunit translates to MFERFTDRARRVVVLAQEEAKMLNHNYIGTEHILLGLIHEGEGAAAKALESLGISLDAVREQVQDIIGQGQQQPTGHIPFTPRAKKVLELSLREALQLGHNYIGTEHILLGLIREGEGVAAQVLVKLGADLNKVRQQVIQMLSGASGREPAAVSGAAHETQQSAQGGSAVLDQFGRNLTQAARDNKLDPVIGREKEIERVMQILSRRSKNNPVLIGEPGVGKTAVVEGLAQAIVKGDVPETLKDKQVYSLDLGSLIAGSRYRGDFEERLKKVTKEIRTRGDIIVFIDEIHTLVGAGAAEGAIDAASILKPLLARGELQTIGATTLDEYRKHFEKDAALERRFQSIQVQEPSIPHAINILKGLRDRYEAHHKVQITDGALVAAANLADRYVSDRFLPDKAIDLIDEAGARLRLSILSSPPELREFDEKIAAVREQKELASEEQDFEKAASLRDQEKELLAERLRLEKQWRSGDVATAAVVDEGLIAEVLAQATGIPVFKLTEEETSRLVFMEKALHQRVIGQEEAIAALSRTIRRQRAGLKDPKRPSGSFIFAGPTGVGKTELAKALAEFLFDDEAALISLDMSEFGEKHTVSRLFGAPPGFVGFEEGGQLTEKVRRKPFSVVLFDEIEKAHPDIFNSLLQILEEGRLTDGQGRIVDFKNTVIIMTTNLGARDIAGGPVGFQAEGETSTSYERMKGKVNEELKRHFKPEFLNRVDDIIVFPQLSKSELIQIVDLFTKRLSERLLDRDMTIELSQVAKERLIEIGFDPALGARPLRRAMQHEIEDRLSEKILHGELNSGDHVKVDVADGAFTFDHGPRGEKVSVGINTGGEISATPDLAVASGE, encoded by the coding sequence ATGTTCGAGAGATTCACCGACCGAGCCCGTCGTGTGGTTGTGCTCGCCCAAGAAGAGGCGAAGATGCTCAACCACAACTACATCGGCACCGAGCACATCCTGCTCGGCCTCATCCACGAGGGTGAGGGCGCCGCTGCCAAGGCACTGGAGTCCCTTGGGATCTCGCTCGACGCCGTGCGCGAGCAGGTGCAGGACATCATCGGCCAGGGGCAGCAGCAGCCGACCGGCCACATCCCCTTCACGCCCCGTGCGAAGAAGGTCCTCGAGCTGAGCCTGCGCGAAGCGCTGCAGCTCGGCCACAACTACATCGGCACCGAGCACATCCTCCTCGGCCTCATTCGTGAGGGTGAGGGCGTCGCGGCTCAGGTGCTCGTCAAGCTCGGCGCAGACCTCAACAAGGTGCGCCAGCAGGTCATCCAGATGCTCTCGGGCGCTTCGGGCCGTGAGCCCGCCGCCGTCTCGGGCGCCGCGCACGAGACCCAGCAGTCCGCGCAGGGCGGCTCGGCCGTGCTCGACCAGTTCGGCCGCAACCTCACGCAGGCCGCACGCGACAACAAGCTCGACCCCGTCATCGGGCGCGAGAAGGAGATCGAGCGGGTCATGCAGATCCTCTCGCGTCGCTCCAAGAACAACCCCGTCCTGATCGGTGAGCCCGGCGTCGGCAAGACCGCCGTCGTCGAGGGCCTCGCGCAGGCGATCGTCAAGGGCGACGTGCCCGAGACGCTCAAGGACAAGCAGGTCTACTCGCTCGACCTCGGCTCGCTCATCGCCGGATCCCGCTACCGCGGTGACTTCGAAGAGCGACTGAAGAAGGTCACCAAGGAGATCCGCACGCGCGGCGACATCATCGTCTTCATCGACGAGATCCACACCCTCGTGGGTGCGGGTGCCGCCGAAGGTGCGATCGACGCCGCCTCGATCCTGAAGCCGCTCCTCGCGCGCGGCGAGCTGCAGACGATCGGCGCGACGACGCTCGACGAGTACCGCAAGCACTTCGAGAAGGATGCTGCGCTCGAGCGCCGCTTCCAGTCGATCCAGGTGCAGGAGCCGAGCATCCCGCACGCGATCAACATCCTCAAGGGTCTGCGTGACCGCTACGAGGCGCACCACAAGGTGCAGATCACGGATGGCGCGCTTGTCGCCGCCGCGAACCTCGCAGACCGCTACGTCTCCGACCGCTTCCTCCCCGACAAGGCCATCGACCTGATCGACGAGGCCGGCGCACGCCTGCGTCTGTCGATCCTGTCGAGCCCGCCCGAGCTGCGCGAATTCGACGAGAAGATCGCCGCCGTCCGCGAGCAGAAGGAGCTGGCGTCGGAGGAGCAGGACTTCGAGAAGGCCGCATCGCTGCGCGACCAGGAGAAGGAGCTGCTCGCCGAGCGCCTCCGCCTCGAGAAGCAGTGGCGTTCGGGTGACGTCGCCACCGCTGCCGTGGTCGACGAGGGTCTGATCGCCGAGGTTCTGGCACAGGCCACGGGCATCCCGGTCTTCAAGCTCACCGAGGAAGAGACCAGCCGTCTCGTCTTCATGGAGAAGGCGCTGCACCAGCGCGTCATCGGCCAGGAAGAGGCGATCGCGGCGCTGTCGCGCACGATCCGCCGTCAGCGCGCCGGCCTCAAGGACCCGAAGCGCCCCTCGGGCTCGTTCATCTTCGCCGGCCCCACGGGCGTCGGAAAGACCGAGCTCGCGAAGGCGCTCGCCGAGTTCCTTTTCGACGACGAGGCTGCTCTCATCTCGCTCGACATGAGCGAGTTCGGTGAGAAGCACACGGTGTCGCGTCTGTTCGGTGCCCCTCCCGGGTTCGTCGGCTTCGAAGAGGGCGGCCAGCTCACCGAGAAGGTCCGTCGCAAGCCGTTCTCCGTCGTGCTGTTCGACGAGATCGAGAAGGCTCACCCCGACATCTTCAACTCGCTGCTGCAGATCCTCGAAGAGGGGCGCCTGACCGATGGTCAGGGTCGCATCGTCGACTTCAAGAACACGGTCATCATCATGACGACCAACCTCGGAGCGCGCGACATCGCGGGCGGCCCCGTCGGCTTCCAGGCCGAGGGAGAGACCTCGACGAGCTACGAGCGGATGAAGGGCAAGGTCAACGAAGAGCTCAAGCGGCACTTCAAGCCCGAGTTCCTCAACCGTGTCGACGACATCATCGTCTTCCCGCAGCTGTCGAAGTCGGAGCTCATCCAGATCGTCGACCTGTTCACGAAGCGTCTCAGCGAGCGCCTGCTGGACCGCGACATGACGATCGAGCTGTCGCAGGTCGCCAAGGAGCGTCTCATCGAGATCGGCTTCGACCCGGCCCTCGGTGCTCGTCCGCTGCGTCGCGCGATGCAGCACGAGATCGAAGACCGCCTGTCGGAGAAGATCCTGCACGGCGAGCTCAACTCGGGCGACCACGTGAAGGTCGACGTCGCCGATGGCGCGTTCACCTTCGATCACGGCCCTCGCGGCGAGAAGGTCTCGGTCGGCATCAACACCGGCGGCGAGATCTCGGCCACTCCCGACCTGGCGGTCGCCAGCGGCGAGTAA
- a CDS encoding FAD-dependent monooxygenase — MPESVKSTLTPLPAISDDVWPTSTEVLIMGGGPVGLTCAMLLAQQGVDVLLVERRDFVFRFPRAHLLNTRTMEAFHDIDVADDIYAATPTHDRWRKAVWYTTATGPGEFDGLKIGEVPAWGGGPDAERYRQSSPRAFANMPQLRLDPLLYRHALAAAPGRIRKRQEVVGIEQQADAAVVSILDRTTGDLREVRANYVIAADGGRSSADMLGVEMEGPRDMREVVNYHVSMDLSSWSEPDALLGHFLHPAGGARRRGTIQAIGPTEYNRNSEEWLVSVAAWMVEGDPDDEAALFASIRTMLGLPESHEITMHSMTRWSYNGLVAKQFRNGRVFLAGDAAHKHPPTGGLGLNSGIQDAQNLCWKLAAVLHGEASDGLLDSYQAERRPIVAWYTAHSLENANRHPPIAEALGFSEDVEEGFRNLAEFVADTPEGDARRAQVKAEVDHNEHDYSQLGVEAGYHYSEGAFVPDGSPVPGDPNDPVAFHPTSRPGHHLPHVWLAEADAAGQPVSSHDLIARHGLTLLTSASAAERWRAEAERVRTHMPLTIATIADDDAAWAEARQIDADGALLVRPDRKVAWRVTSLPADPAQALTDALDVIVRGGDRLDSDPAEPYLVRIRAAANVLVR; from the coding sequence GTGCCTGAATCCGTGAAGAGCACTCTCACACCCCTGCCCGCCATCAGTGACGATGTCTGGCCCACCTCGACCGAGGTTCTGATCATGGGCGGCGGCCCGGTGGGACTCACCTGCGCCATGCTGCTCGCCCAGCAGGGTGTCGACGTGCTGCTGGTCGAGCGCCGCGACTTCGTGTTCCGCTTCCCGCGCGCGCACCTGCTCAACACCCGCACGATGGAGGCATTCCACGACATCGACGTCGCGGACGACATCTACGCGGCCACGCCCACGCATGACCGCTGGCGCAAGGCCGTCTGGTACACGACCGCAACGGGCCCCGGCGAGTTCGACGGCCTCAAGATCGGCGAGGTCCCCGCATGGGGCGGCGGACCCGACGCCGAGCGCTACCGTCAGTCGTCCCCCCGCGCTTTCGCGAACATGCCGCAGCTGCGCCTTGACCCGCTGCTGTACCGCCACGCGCTCGCCGCGGCGCCCGGACGCATCCGCAAGCGCCAGGAGGTCGTGGGTATCGAGCAGCAGGCGGATGCTGCGGTCGTGTCGATCCTCGACCGCACCACGGGCGACCTGCGCGAGGTGCGCGCGAACTACGTGATCGCCGCCGACGGTGGCCGCAGCAGTGCGGACATGCTCGGTGTCGAGATGGAGGGCCCGCGGGACATGCGCGAGGTCGTCAACTACCACGTGAGCATGGACCTCTCGTCATGGTCGGAGCCGGATGCTCTGCTCGGCCACTTCCTGCACCCGGCCGGCGGCGCGCGTCGCCGCGGCACGATCCAGGCGATCGGTCCGACCGAGTACAACCGCAACTCGGAGGAGTGGCTCGTCTCGGTGGCCGCATGGATGGTCGAGGGCGACCCCGACGACGAGGCGGCGCTGTTCGCCTCCATCCGCACGATGCTCGGTCTGCCGGAATCTCACGAGATCACCATGCACTCGATGACGCGCTGGAGCTACAACGGCCTGGTCGCGAAGCAGTTCCGCAACGGCCGGGTCTTCCTCGCCGGCGACGCGGCGCACAAGCATCCGCCCACGGGTGGGCTCGGCCTCAACAGCGGTATCCAGGACGCGCAGAACCTGTGCTGGAAGCTCGCCGCCGTGCTGCATGGTGAGGCATCCGACGGTCTGCTCGACAGCTACCAGGCGGAGCGTCGCCCGATCGTCGCCTGGTACACGGCGCACTCTCTGGAGAACGCGAACCGCCACCCCCCGATCGCAGAGGCTCTCGGCTTCAGCGAGGACGTCGAGGAGGGCTTCCGCAACCTCGCCGAGTTCGTTGCAGACACACCTGAGGGTGATGCGCGTCGCGCGCAGGTCAAGGCCGAAGTGGACCACAACGAGCACGACTACAGCCAGTTGGGTGTCGAGGCCGGGTACCACTACTCCGAGGGCGCTTTCGTCCCCGACGGATCGCCCGTCCCCGGTGACCCGAACGACCCGGTCGCGTTCCACCCGACCTCGCGACCCGGTCACCACCTGCCGCATGTGTGGCTGGCGGAGGCGGATGCTGCGGGCCAGCCGGTCTCGTCGCATGACCTGATCGCGCGTCACGGCCTCACACTGCTGACCTCTGCCTCGGCGGCGGAGCGCTGGCGTGCCGAGGCGGAACGAGTGCGCACGCACATGCCGCTCACGATCGCGACGATCGCCGACGACGATGCGGCATGGGCCGAGGCCCGTCAGATCGACGCGGATGGCGCGCTGCTCGTACGTCCTGACCGCAAGGTCGCGTGGCGGGTGACGTCGCTTCCCGCGGATCCCGCACAGGCGCTCACGGATGCGCTCGACGTGATCGTGCGCGGCGGAGACCGACTCGACAGTGACCCTGCCGAGCCGTACCTGGTGCGCATCCGCGCCGCAGCCAACGTCCTGGTTCGCTGA